From a single Labrenzia sp. PHM005 genomic region:
- a CDS encoding NADH-quinone oxidoreductase subunit C: MDETLKELAEHIELGLAESLVSWKVEFGELTLTVNAADILDVVRYLRDNSSCKFINLTDICGVDYPAREKRFDVVYHFLSPVQNQRIRVKLATDDATPVASLTPLFPGAEWFEREAYDMYGILFSGHPDLRRILTDYGFDGHPLRKDFPVTGFVELRYDDDKKRVVYEPVRLNQEMRSFDFLSPWEGTDYVLPGDEKATTN; the protein is encoded by the coding sequence ATGGACGAAACCTTGAAGGAACTCGCCGAGCATATTGAACTCGGATTGGCTGAGTCCCTCGTGTCCTGGAAGGTGGAGTTTGGTGAGCTGACGCTGACCGTGAATGCCGCCGATATTCTCGACGTCGTGCGATACCTGCGCGACAACAGCTCCTGCAAGTTCATCAATCTGACCGACATATGCGGCGTCGATTACCCGGCCCGCGAAAAGCGTTTCGATGTCGTTTATCACTTCCTGTCCCCAGTTCAGAACCAGCGTATCCGCGTGAAATTGGCAACGGACGATGCAACTCCGGTAGCCTCGCTGACACCTTTGTTTCCTGGGGCAGAATGGTTTGAACGCGAAGCCTACGACATGTATGGCATCTTGTTTTCCGGCCACCCGGACCTGCGCCGCATCCTGACCGACTATGGCTTCGACGGCCATCCGCTGCGCAAGGACTTTCCTGTCACCGGGTTTGTCGAACTCCGGTATGACGATGACAAGAAGCGCGTCGTTTATGAGCCAGTCCGGCTTAATCAGGAAATGCGGTCTTTTGATTTCCTTTCGCCTTGGGAAGGCACGGACTACGTGCTGCCGGGTGATGAAAAAGCAACGACGAACTGA
- a CDS encoding GFA family protein → MSERLSGRCLCGKVRFSAVPEKDDMGVCHCEMCRKWTGGTYMAVDCGSSVEFDGSESLGIYKSSGYGERLFCKECGSSLAWRLQDGTHTSFSAQAFDEPSRFKFKTEIFTDEQPDNYAFANETTRMTGPEVIALFTANQDPQNG, encoded by the coding sequence ATGAGCGAACGGCTTTCAGGACGGTGTCTTTGCGGGAAGGTGCGGTTTTCGGCCGTTCCGGAAAAAGATGATATGGGCGTATGCCACTGCGAAATGTGCCGCAAATGGACAGGCGGCACCTATATGGCCGTTGATTGTGGGTCGAGTGTAGAGTTCGACGGGTCGGAATCCCTAGGCATATATAAGTCGTCCGGCTACGGTGAGCGGCTTTTCTGTAAAGAATGCGGCAGCAGCCTGGCGTGGCGGCTTCAGGACGGTACGCACACGTCATTTTCAGCTCAGGCGTTCGACGAACCCAGCCGTTTCAAATTCAAGACTGAAATCTTCACTGACGAACAGCCGGACAATTATGCGTTCGCCAATGAAACGACACGAATGACTGGCCCGGAAGTCATCGCGCTCTTCACAGCAAATCAGGACCCTCAAAATGGCTGA
- a CDS encoding NADH-quinone oxidoreductase subunit D, with translation MAEAQVRNFNINFGPQHPAAHGVLRLVLELDGEVVTRVDPHIGLLHRGTEKLIEQKTYLQAVPYFDRLDYVAPMNQEHAFAMAVERMLGIEVPKRGQLVRVLYSEIGRILSHLLNVTTQALDVGALTPPLWGFEPREELMVFYERACGARMHAAYVRPGGVHQDLPRDLLDDIWDFCDPFLQTLDDIEGLLTDNRIFKQRNVDIGIVDLDDAWARGFSGVMVRGSGAAWDLRKSQPYECYSELDFDVPIGKNGDNYDRYLIRMEEMRQSVRLMKQCLEKLTVETGPVSSMDGKIVPPKRGEMKRSMESLIHHFKLYTEGYHVPAGEVYAAVEAPKGEFGVYLVADGTNKPYRCKIKAPGYAHLAAMDFLCCGHQLADVSAVLGSLDIVFGEIDR, from the coding sequence ATGGCTGAGGCTCAGGTTCGTAATTTCAATATCAACTTCGGTCCGCAGCACCCGGCGGCCCACGGCGTGTTGCGCCTGGTGCTGGAGCTGGACGGCGAAGTGGTGACCCGTGTTGATCCGCATATCGGCCTTTTGCACCGCGGCACCGAAAAACTGATCGAGCAGAAGACTTATCTTCAGGCGGTGCCGTATTTCGACCGCCTCGATTATGTGGCGCCGATGAACCAGGAACATGCCTTTGCCATGGCGGTGGAGCGCATGTTGGGCATCGAAGTGCCCAAGCGCGGCCAACTGGTGCGGGTGCTTTATTCGGAAATCGGCCGGATCCTGTCGCATCTTTTGAATGTCACGACACAGGCGCTCGACGTCGGCGCGCTGACACCACCGCTCTGGGGCTTTGAGCCGCGCGAAGAGCTGATGGTGTTTTATGAGCGCGCCTGTGGCGCCCGTATGCACGCCGCCTATGTGCGGCCGGGCGGTGTCCATCAGGATCTGCCACGCGATTTGCTCGACGATATCTGGGATTTCTGTGACCCGTTCCTGCAGACGCTGGACGACATTGAAGGCCTTTTGACCGACAACCGCATCTTCAAGCAGCGCAACGTCGATATCGGTATTGTTGATCTGGATGATGCCTGGGCGCGTGGCTTCTCTGGTGTCATGGTGCGTGGGTCTGGTGCCGCTTGGGATCTTCGCAAGTCGCAGCCGTATGAGTGTTACTCCGAGCTCGACTTCGATGTTCCGATCGGCAAAAACGGCGACAACTACGACCGTTACTTGATCCGTATGGAAGAAATGCGCCAATCGGTCCGCCTTATGAAGCAGTGCCTTGAAAAGCTGACGGTGGAAACGGGACCGGTGTCGTCCATGGACGGAAAGATCGTGCCGCCGAAACGCGGTGAAATGAAGCGGTCGATGGAATCGCTGATCCATCACTTCAAGCTCTACACCGAGGGCTATCACGTCCCGGCTGGGGAAGTGTACGCAGCTGTCGAAGCACCGAAAGGTGAGTTCGGGGTTTATCTGGTCGCCGACGGCACCAACAAGCCGTACCGCTGCAAGATCAAGGCTCCGGGGTATGCGCACTTGGCAGCCATGGATTTCTTGTGCTGCGGCCATCAGCTCGCTGATGTGTCAGCCGTGCTGGGGTCTTTGGACATCGTGTTTGGTGAGATCGACAGATAA
- a CDS encoding FkbM family methyltransferase → MTVAANPISVDWHTGTATHAGPLEAAGLRIMRLAASLLAPLDSFGFSYVASLVGKIFPSDRSVRLQIDADSSFTFPYGDRYWSRMLQPGSRYEEEIEDLLIALKSVDYAFVDCGANYGFWSVKVTSERFGQHPAVAIELDPDTFAGLQVNAGENGNRFDCLNRAVFDKDGEHLDIFGDKHEARTVAASDAGTARHGSVLSSTLDRIVADAGFQTHGKVVLKLDVEGVEIKALQGAAQLLEKDVLLIYEDHGSDRDHEISRYLTANETMRVFGYLKGSFFEIEDLADLTSLKTNRRKGYDFFATRSQFWLDQLAGLIAGQSVSGPNSAELRRKRG, encoded by the coding sequence ATGACCGTAGCCGCGAACCCTATTTCTGTTGATTGGCACACCGGTACAGCCACACACGCTGGACCGCTGGAAGCTGCTGGCTTGCGCATTATGCGTTTGGCAGCCAGCTTGCTTGCGCCGCTTGACAGCTTTGGGTTCTCCTATGTCGCGTCCCTGGTTGGGAAGATTTTCCCGAGTGACCGGTCCGTCCGGCTTCAAATCGACGCCGACAGCAGCTTCACGTTTCCTTATGGCGACAGGTACTGGAGCAGAATGCTGCAGCCCGGAAGCCGCTATGAGGAAGAGATCGAAGATCTTTTGATCGCTCTGAAATCTGTCGACTATGCATTTGTGGACTGTGGCGCGAACTACGGCTTCTGGTCTGTAAAAGTCACGAGTGAGCGGTTTGGGCAGCATCCAGCTGTCGCCATTGAACTGGACCCGGATACTTTTGCGGGCCTTCAGGTGAATGCCGGTGAAAATGGTAACCGGTTTGACTGCTTGAACCGGGCCGTATTCGACAAAGATGGCGAGCATCTGGACATTTTCGGTGACAAACACGAAGCCCGGACTGTTGCGGCCAGCGATGCCGGAACCGCGCGTCATGGCAGTGTTTTGTCATCCACACTTGACCGGATCGTCGCTGATGCCGGCTTCCAGACCCATGGCAAGGTCGTGTTGAAACTGGATGTCGAAGGCGTCGAGATCAAAGCGCTTCAGGGCGCGGCTCAGCTGCTCGAAAAGGATGTTCTCCTAATCTACGAGGATCACGGTAGCGATCGCGATCACGAGATTTCCCGATATTTAACCGCCAATGAAACTATGCGCGTTTTCGGTTATCTAAAGGGCAGCTTTTTTGAAATCGAAGATTTGGCTGATCTGACCAGCCTGAAAACCAATCGCCGTAAAGGCTATGATTTTTTCGCAACGCGGAGCCAGTTTTGGCTGGATCAGCTCGCCGGGCTTATAGCCGGCCAGTCTGTATCTGGGCCAAACAGTGCTGAATTGCGCAGGAAACGGGGATAA
- a CDS encoding NADH-quinone oxidoreductase subunit E, translating into MAVRRLAAEQPESFEFTEKNLGWAKKLIDRYPAGRQASAVIPLLWRAQEQNEGWVSEPAIRYIADMLDMPNIRVLEVATFYTMFQLQPVGRKAHIQVCGTTPCQLRGSEDLIKICKSRIAKHMHEISEDGMFSWEEVECLGACVNAPMVQIFKDTYEDLTEDTFNKLIDDIAAGNEVTPGPQNGRRFSMAEGGQTSLTEIDDNTKGDLPVPHVVDGSEKASHHFAGASINTGGNDYDGVPTPAEDSVAKVKAAFAAKSAEKAEAPAAAPAEKKAEAPKKAAPKKAAAKKEAAPTKEAAPKKAAAPKKPAAAKAKAADDAPAAEKEPEVLTEARGGKADDLKKLKGVGPKLEATLNELGFFHFDQVAAWGPEEVAWVDSRLKFKGRIERDGWIEQAKILASGETTEFSKRVEAGDVASSKSED; encoded by the coding sequence ATGGCAGTTCGCAGACTTGCCGCGGAACAACCAGAAAGCTTCGAGTTCACCGAGAAGAACCTCGGTTGGGCCAAGAAGCTGATCGACCGCTACCCGGCTGGCCGGCAGGCCTCTGCGGTCATACCGCTGTTGTGGCGCGCGCAGGAACAGAACGAAGGCTGGGTCAGCGAACCAGCGATCCGCTACATCGCCGACATGCTCGACATGCCGAATATCCGCGTCTTGGAAGTGGCGACTTTTTACACCATGTTCCAGCTGCAGCCGGTTGGAAGAAAAGCCCACATCCAGGTGTGCGGCACGACGCCTTGCCAATTGCGCGGATCGGAAGACCTGATCAAGATCTGCAAATCCCGCATTGCCAAGCACATGCACGAGATTTCCGAGGACGGCATGTTCTCCTGGGAAGAGGTCGAGTGCCTGGGTGCTTGTGTCAACGCACCGATGGTTCAGATCTTCAAGGACACGTACGAAGACCTGACCGAAGACACTTTCAACAAGCTGATCGACGATATTGCGGCCGGCAATGAAGTGACACCTGGCCCGCAAAATGGCCGGCGGTTCTCCATGGCCGAAGGTGGCCAGACCAGCCTTACCGAGATTGACGACAACACCAAGGGGGACCTCCCGGTTCCTCATGTGGTGGACGGCTCTGAAAAGGCCTCGCATCATTTTGCTGGCGCGTCCATCAACACCGGCGGCAACGACTATGATGGCGTTCCGACCCCGGCCGAAGATTCCGTTGCCAAGGTAAAGGCGGCGTTTGCTGCCAAATCGGCGGAAAAAGCAGAAGCTCCCGCAGCTGCACCGGCCGAGAAGAAGGCTGAGGCACCGAAAAAAGCAGCTCCGAAAAAGGCCGCAGCCAAAAAAGAAGCAGCGCCCACGAAGGAAGCTGCCCCTAAAAAGGCAGCTGCACCGAAGAAACCTGCTGCAGCGAAAGCCAAGGCTGCAGACGATGCGCCAGCTGCTGAAAAAGAGCCGGAAGTCCTTACAGAAGCCCGTGGTGGCAAGGCCGATGACTTGAAGAAGCTCAAAGGCGTCGGTCCGAAATTGGAAGCAACCCTCAATGAGCTCGGGTTTTTCCATTTCGATCAGGTCGCTGCGTGGGGCCCGGAAGAGGTCGCCTGGGTCGATAGCCGGCTGAAGTTCAAGGGCCGCATTGAGCGGGATGGCTGGATTGAGCAGGCCAAGATCCTCGCATCCGGCGAGACAACCGAATTTTCCAAGCGTGTGGAAGCCGGCGATGTTGCTTCCTCCAAGAGCGAAGACTAA
- the nuoF gene encoding NADH-quinone oxidoreductase subunit NuoF, with product MLQDKDRIFTNIYGLHDWGLEGAQKRGQWDNTKALLDKGRDWIIQEMKDSGLRGRGGAGFPTGLKWSFMPKESDGRPAYLVVNADESEPGTCKDREILRHDPHTLVEGCLVAGFAMGAIAAYIYVRGEFIRERERLQAAIDQAYDAGLIGKNNKNGYDFDIYVHHGAGAYICGEETALLESLEGKKGQPRLKPPFPANVGLYGCPTTVNNVESIAVAPTILRRGGGWFASLGRPNNTGTKLFCVSGHVNQPATFEEELGVPFSEMIDKHCGGIRGGWDNLLAVIPGGSSVPCCTADEIKDAPMDFDTLRGMGSGLGTAAVIVMDKSTDIIKAIARLSYFYKHESCGQCTPCREGTGWMWRVMERMVKGESSYEEIDMLFKVTKQVEGHTICALGDAAAWPIQGLIKNFRPVIEQRIDDYVAKSKSSSTMVAAE from the coding sequence ATGCTTCAGGATAAGGATCGGATCTTCACCAACATCTACGGTCTTCATGACTGGGGTCTTGAAGGCGCGCAGAAGCGTGGCCAGTGGGACAACACCAAGGCGCTGCTCGACAAGGGCCGCGATTGGATCATTCAGGAGATGAAGGACAGCGGCTTGCGTGGCCGTGGCGGGGCGGGTTTCCCGACCGGTCTGAAATGGTCGTTCATGCCGAAAGAATCCGACGGCCGTCCAGCGTATCTCGTCGTTAATGCTGACGAATCTGAGCCGGGCACCTGTAAGGACCGCGAAATTCTACGCCATGACCCGCACACCCTGGTCGAGGGTTGCCTGGTTGCCGGTTTCGCTATGGGCGCCATTGCCGCTTACATCTATGTGCGCGGTGAGTTCATCCGTGAGCGCGAGCGTCTTCAGGCGGCGATTGACCAGGCTTACGATGCCGGTCTGATCGGCAAGAACAACAAGAACGGCTACGATTTCGACATCTACGTTCACCACGGCGCCGGCGCTTACATCTGCGGTGAGGAAACCGCGCTGCTGGAAAGCCTGGAAGGCAAAAAGGGCCAGCCGCGCCTGAAACCGCCGTTCCCGGCAAATGTCGGCCTTTATGGCTGTCCGACGACGGTGAACAACGTCGAATCCATCGCAGTCGCACCGACCATCCTGCGCCGTGGCGGCGGCTGGTTCGCGAGCCTTGGCCGCCCGAACAACACGGGCACCAAGCTGTTCTGCGTGTCCGGCCACGTCAATCAACCGGCGACCTTCGAAGAAGAGCTCGGTGTGCCGTTCTCCGAGATGATCGACAAGCACTGCGGCGGTATCCGCGGCGGCTGGGACAATCTCCTAGCAGTGATCCCGGGCGGTTCCTCCGTTCCGTGCTGCACGGCGGACGAAATCAAAGACGCCCCGATGGACTTTGATACGCTGCGCGGCATGGGCTCCGGCCTTGGTACCGCTGCGGTGATCGTCATGGACAAGTCCACCGACATCATCAAGGCAATCGCCCGTCTCAGCTACTTCTACAAGCATGAGAGCTGCGGCCAGTGCACGCCGTGCCGGGAAGGCACCGGCTGGATGTGGCGGGTGATGGAACGCATGGTGAAGGGCGAGAGCTCTTATGAAGAGATCGATATGCTCTTCAAAGTGACCAAACAGGTCGAAGGCCACACCATTTGTGCCCTTGGAGACGCGGCCGCATGGCCGATCCAGGGGTTGATCAAGAATTTCCGGCCGGTCATCGAGCAACGTATCGATGACTATGTCGCCAAGTCGAAGAGTTCTTCGACCATGGTGGCGGCTGAGTAA